The Thalassophryne amazonica chromosome 8, fThaAma1.1, whole genome shotgun sequence genome includes a window with the following:
- the LOC117514954 gene encoding protein ALP1-like, with protein sequence MKELELEDPAAFKNFMQMEPAMFQEILQRITPRIEKQDTFWRKALEPGVKLAITIRFLATGDSYKSLMYNVRVHASTICKFIQPVCEAIIAEYSGKLVSCPTTPEAWLQVAQGFESKWNLPHCIGAIDGKHIAMKCPKNGGSLFYNYKGFHSIVLMALVDADYKFLALDVGASGSGSDGGIIEGTDLKRCMEDGSIGLPPPSPLPGGDRPVGYYIVGDDAFQLKTWLMKPVPSRNLTIEDRIYNYRLSRARRVVENAFGLLSSR encoded by the coding sequence ATGAAGGAGCTTGAGCTGGAAGATCCTGCAGCATTCAAGAACTTTATGCAAATGGAGCCTGCAATGTTCCAAGAAATTCTGCAGAGGATCACACCTAGGATAGAGAAGCAAGACACCTTCTGGAGGAAAGCACTGGAACCTGGAGTCAAATTGGCCATCACCAtccgcttcctggcaacaggcgaCTCGTACAAGTCCTTGATGTATAACGTCCGAGTGCACGCCTCCACCATCTGCAAATTCATCCAGCCAGTCTGTGAGGCCATCATAGCTGAGTATAGCGGCAAACTGGTATCTTGTCCTACAACTCCAGAAGCGTGGTTGCAGGTAGCTCAAGGGTTTGAATCCAAGTGGAATCTACCTCACTGCATAGGAGCTATTGATGGAAAGCACATTGCCATGAAGTGCCCTAAGAATGGCGGCTCCCTCTTCTACAACTACAAGGGGTTCCACTCCATAGTCCTGATGGCATTGGTCGATGCTGACTACAAGTTCCTGGCCCTGGACGTTGGTGCTTCAGGATCTGGGTCAGATGGTGGTATCATTGAAGGTACAGACCTGAAACGGTGCATGGAAGATGGATCCATTGGCCTACCTCCTCCTTCTCCACTGCCTGGTGGTGACAGACCTGTGGGTTACTACATTGTGGGTGACGATGCATTTCAACTGAAGACATGGCTAATGAAGCCGGTGCCTAGCAGAAACCTCACCATTGAAGACAGGATCTACAACTACAGGCTGTCCAGGGCCCGGCGGGTGGTCGAGAATGCCTTCGGCTTGCTGAGTAGCCGGTAA